Proteins from a single region of Theileria parva strain Muguga chromosome 1, complete sequence, whole genome shotgun sequence:
- the Ddx28 gene encoding DEAD/DEAH box helicase family protein produces the protein MSFVILAKFANKLLHLNKHTCVPIIDGINSRTTSNFLYFNKRFSSNNNVQQDDLDKNKNFPNVGYKSCDLVKNNDLSLTSRFLINKLKFNHFDNFQSQIFQHIISQGYSQNSLHSSRTETGKHVSNTDSNDKNDKNSVLYVVGKSNSGKTSSYLLALNELINNSQSPYYYMYRDNHRHKMILYSNLRGRRLPKPPGSRRINGIPRLNPNCFTVPLAIILVPFRELGQNILKTCDKMGIRSRLITGGFGYKLVPKSSKTYSGDLGNIDVLITTPEMLLRVINGEYEDLRLDVKYLKFMIFEESDLLVEEMYLPKINEIHNLLLNNNLDLVYVSRFKSSVLTEHVNALGSPTLLEKEEAADLDHFRKIFVYTSSNDRLEVLIDLINEITHNNLQKTKIVIFSNTINCNKFLKYSLLDRGYKISNLFGGMNYEERTENLRSFESEADILITTNFASRFKFNCTINNVILFNFPNNIQQFIHYTTSFTHNSNNRMYILFNNKNIGLLKEMISLSSNLSGFEYRNLTPKLSKKLSLHQKSLLKPTVTSIKVGKRKIKLTSKKNILSPKNKKIMKKFYLRAKAAKKVEFLRKRGILKKTQTLPKMCDRNVEMSDSQEYLRMERTPDGFLQIIPKRRSRIRNYEEPDSLDSKVIQTNITYEPGNLKHHKNTHF, from the exons atgtCATTTGTAATTTTGGCTAAATTCGCCAACAAGCTTCTTCATCTAAATAAACACACCTGTGTCCCTATCATTGATGGAATTAACTCTCGAACGACTTCTAACTTTCTCTATTTTAACAAAAGATTtagtagtaataataatgttcaACAGGATGACttggataaaaataaaaatttccCTAATGTTGGATATAAATCATGCGATTTGGTTAAAAACAATGATTTAAGTTTAACATCACggtttttaataaataaattaaaatttaaccatTTTGACAATTTTCAATCTCAAATCTTCCAGCACATTATATCCCAAGGATATTCCCAAAATTCTTTACACAGTTCTCGTACCGAAACTGGTAAACATGTAAGTAACACTGATTCAAATGACAAAAATGACAAAAACTCTGTATTATATGTAGTTGGTAAAAGTAATAGCGGGAAAACCAGTTCCTATTTGTTAGCTTTGAAtgagttaataaataactcaCAATCTCCATATTACTATATGTATAGGGATAATCACAGGCACAAAAtgatattatatagtaatttgAGGGGCAGAAGGCTTCCTAAACCCCCGGGTTCAAGACGTATAAATGGAATTCCAAGATTAAACCCTAATTGTTTTACTGTCCCTTTAGCTATAATATTAGTACCATTTCGCGAGTTAGGGCAGAATATCCTCAAAACTTGTGATAAAATGGGTATTCGATCGAGATTAATTACCGGCGGTTTCGGTTACAAATTGGTACCTAAAAGTTCTAAGACTTACTCTGGAG ACTTGGGTAACATTGACGTATTAATAACTACGCCTGAGATGTTATTGAGAGTTATAAATGGCGAGTATGAAGACTTGAGATTGGATGTTAAGTATCTCAAGTTTATGATATTTGAGGAGTCTGACTTATTGGTTGAGGAGATGTACTTGCCTAAAATCAATGAGatacataatttactttTGAATAATAACTTGGATTTGGTGTACGTTTCAAGGTTTAAATCGTCTGTTCTAACTGAGCATGTAAACGCCTTAGGCTCTCCAACCTTATTAGAGAAGGAAGAAGCTGCTGACTTGGACCATTTTAGGAAAATATTTGTCTACACATCTTCAAATGATAGGTTGGAAGTTCTAATTGActtaattaatgaaatcACACACAACAACTTacaaaaaactaaaattgtCATCTTTTCAAATACCATCAATTGCAACAA GTTTTTGAAGTATTCATTGTTGGACAGAggatataaaattagtaactTGTTTGGGGGTATGAATTATGAGGAACGTACGGAGAATTTGCGCAGTTTTGAATCCGAAGCTGACATTCTCATCACTACAAACTTCGCTTCAAGGTTCAAATTTAACTGCACAATCAATAACGTAATCCTCTTCAACTTCCCCAACAATATTCAACAATTCATCCATTACACTACTTCTTTCACTCACAACTCAAACAACA GAATGTACATattgtttaataataaGAATATTGGATTATTGAAAGAGATGATAAGTTTGTCGAGCAATTTGAGCGGGTTTGAGTATCGCAATTTAACTCCGAAACTGTCCAAAAAGCTTTCATTACACCAGAAATCACTCCTTAAACCTACCGTTACAAG CATAAAAGTTGGTAAAAGGAAGATCAAGTTAACGAGTAAGaaaaacattttatcaCCAAAGAATAAGAAAATTATGAAGAAATTCTATTTGAG GGCCAAGGCTGCTAAAAAAGTTGAATTTTTAAGGAAGAGAGGAATTCTTAAGAAAACGCAAACCCTTCCAAA GATGTGTGACAGGAATGTGGAGATGTCAGACAGTCAGGAGTATTTGAGAATGGAAAGAACACCAGATGGgtttttacaaataatacCAAAGAGAAGGTCGAGGATTAGGAACTACGAA GAGCCTGATTCTCTGGACTCTAAGGTCATTCAAACAAATATTACTTATGAACCGGGGAATTTAAAACATCACaaaaatacacatttttaa